In one window of Macadamia integrifolia cultivar HAES 741 unplaced genomic scaffold, SCU_Mint_v3 scaffold1475, whole genome shotgun sequence DNA:
- the LOC122063841 gene encoding E3 ubiquitin-protein ligase SDIR1-like, which produces MLPTVTSSMRADHGEPINSIESEIEASICFIVQCEDIPVTTTNGSSPQVFNIELPYLINPQTRELYIQDMLSQIEIPPSSILGLAQQISNYAAAEALLCQERGSQSLHITVDLNVVLYRTIEEETEDIEATLMDIAREEGFRLTPASRSSIEALEIKKFDDTQEPETCMVCMDEYVTGVDIVPLPCSHFFHSECIVKWLEYKNLCPLCRFAMPTED; this is translated from the coding sequence ATGCTTCCAACTGTTACTTCATCCATGCGTGCAGACCATGGCGAACCCATAAACTCCATTGAATCAGAAATAGAAGCATCAATCTGTTTCATAGTTCAATGTGAGGATATTCCAGTAACAACCACGAATGGATCATCACCCCAAGTATTCAACATTGAGCTCCCTTACCTGATTAACCCTCAAACCAGAGAGTTGTATATCCAAGATATGCTTTCACAAATAGAAATACCTCCCTCCTCCATTTTGGGATTAGCACAACAGATATCCAACTATGCTGCTGCAGAGGCCTTGTTGTGCCAAGAGAGAGGGTCTCAATCCTTGCATATCACCGTAGATCTTAATGTTGTTCTTTACAGAACTATCGAAGAAGAAACTGAAGATATCGAGGCTACATTGATGGATATCGCTCGAGAAGAGGGTTTTAGGTTGACTCCAGCGTCACGATCTTCGATTGAGGCTTTGGAGATTAAGAAATTTGATGATACACAAGAGCCTGAGACTTGTATGGTCTGCATGGATGAGTATGTGACAGGAGTCGATATCGTGCCATTGCCTTGTTCACATTTCTTCCACAGTGAATGCATCGTCAAGTGGTTGGAATACAAGAATTTGTGTCCGTTGTGTCGCTTTGCAATGCCTACAGAGGATTAA